The proteins below come from a single Nostoc sp. KVJ3 genomic window:
- a CDS encoding serine/threonine-protein kinase produces the protein MICCLNPDCLNPLNPNGKKFCQSCSTPLVSLLRNRFRVIRVLSDEGGFGRTYLSEDVDKLNERCVIKQLAPKFQGTWSQKKAMELFAEEAQRLQDLGEHPQIPTLIAYFEQDGCLYLVQQFINGDNLLKELQQRKGYNARDIQSILLDLLPILKFIHDRKVIHRDIKPENIIRHKSDGRLSLIDFGSSKQFTVKVQQKSGTSIGSHGYSPLEQIRDGKAFPASDLFGVGATCFHLLTGNSPFQLWMESGYAWVNNWREYLRSPLNPELDFVIDKLLKKDIQERYQSADEVLRDLTPKQLLALPPAGKSSGKIPPTKAPYLPKSYPLLRILILASAFILLFGFQESWYKHFRRIQTGIVSRLTQHNNSGKNEALLGQSLKITLGKVSLVNTLQGNENSVLSVAISPDGQTIASSGGNRTIKLWNLATGQQISSLNTYSQQVNAVVISPDGKTLVSGSDDSTIKIWNLATGKQIRTLEGHSDAVHALAISADSETLVSGSDDNTIKIWDLATGEQIRTLVGHTFWVRSVAISPDGVILASGSFDKTIKIWNLTKGYSIRTLERNSQTVTAVAISPDGKILASASRDRTIKLWDLVTGKEIRTLAGHTNTVTTIAFSADGKIIASGSRDRTIKLWNLATGEEIVTLAGHTNTVTSVAFTPNSKTLVSGSEDNTIKIWQLSQ, from the coding sequence ATGATCTGCTGCTTAAATCCCGATTGCCTAAATCCCCTGAATCCCAATGGAAAGAAGTTTTGCCAAAGTTGTAGCACCCCCTTGGTGTCACTTTTAAGAAATCGCTTCCGTGTCATCCGAGTCCTTTCAGATGAGGGGGGATTTGGCAGAACCTATCTATCAGAAGATGTCGATAAACTCAATGAACGATGTGTTATCAAGCAATTAGCTCCTAAGTTTCAAGGAACTTGGTCGCAGAAAAAGGCGATGGAGTTGTTTGCTGAAGAAGCACAGCGACTACAAGACCTGGGAGAACATCCCCAAATTCCGACTTTAATAGCTTACTTTGAGCAAGACGGCTGCCTATATTTAGTGCAGCAGTTTATTAATGGCGATAATTTGTTAAAGGAGTTGCAACAGCGCAAGGGTTACAACGCTAGGGATATTCAATCTATTTTGTTAGATTTACTCCCCATCCTGAAATTTATCCACGATCGCAAAGTCATTCATCGGGATATCAAGCCAGAAAATATTATCCGTCATAAAAGTGATGGGCGATTAAGTCTGATTGATTTTGGTTCCTCAAAGCAATTCACCGTCAAAGTTCAGCAAAAAAGCGGCACATCCATTGGTTCACATGGTTATTCTCCCCTAGAACAAATTAGAGATGGTAAAGCTTTCCCCGCTAGTGATTTATTCGGTGTAGGGGCTACCTGCTTTCATCTGCTAACGGGAAATTCACCCTTTCAGTTGTGGATGGAATCTGGCTACGCCTGGGTGAATAATTGGCGGGAATATTTGCGGAGTCCATTAAATCCTGAATTGGATTTTGTCATCGACAAGCTTTTGAAAAAAGACATTCAAGAACGTTACCAGTCAGCCGATGAAGTTCTTAGAGACTTGACTCCCAAACAACTCCTCGCGCTACCACCAGCCGGTAAGTCATCTGGGAAAATACCACCAACTAAAGCCCCATATTTACCAAAAAGTTATCCCTTACTAAGAATTTTAATCTTGGCAAGTGCTTTTATCCTGTTGTTCGGATTCCAAGAATCTTGGTATAAACATTTTCGCCGGATTCAAACCGGCATAGTCTCTAGGCTGACTCAGCATAATAATTCTGGCAAAAATGAAGCGCTGTTAGGTCAATCACTCAAGATTACTTTAGGAAAGGTTTCTTTAGTTAATACCCTCCAAGGAAATGAAAACTCGGTTTTATCCGTCGCCATCAGCCCCGATGGTCAAACTATAGCTAGCAGTGGCGGCAATCGCACAATCAAACTTTGGAATCTCGCCACCGGACAACAAATTTCTTCACTCAACACCTATTCTCAGCAGGTGAATGCCGTAGTAATCAGTCCAGATGGCAAAACTCTGGTAAGTGGTAGTGATGATAGCACGATCAAAATCTGGAATCTAGCAACCGGAAAACAAATTCGGACTTTAGAGGGACATTCTGATGCAGTTCATGCCCTAGCTATCAGTGCTGATAGCGAGACTCTGGTTAGCGGTAGTGATGATAACACCATCAAAATCTGGGATTTAGCTACAGGAGAGCAAATTCGGACACTGGTAGGGCATACATTTTGGGTGCGATCGGTAGCTATTAGCCCGGATGGGGTGATTCTTGCCAGTGGTAGTTTTGACAAGACGATCAAAATCTGGAATCTCACAAAAGGGTACTCAATTCGGACACTGGAGAGAAATTCTCAAACAGTAACAGCTGTGGCTATTAGCCCAGATGGAAAAATTTTAGCTAGTGCTAGCCGCGATCGCACCATCAAACTTTGGGATCTAGTTACCGGAAAAGAAATTCGCACACTCGCGGGACACACCAACACCGTCACAACCATAGCCTTCAGTGCCGATGGTAAAATTATTGCTAGTGGTAGCCGCGATCGCACCATCAAACTCTGGAATTTAGCCACAGGTGAGGAAATTGTCACATTGGCAGGGCACACCAACACCGTGACATCCGTAGCCTTCACTCCTAATAGCAAAACTCTTGTCAGTGGTAGCGAAGACAATACTATTAAAATTTGGCAGTTGTCTCAGTGA
- a CDS encoding ATP-binding protein, whose translation MTITANSQLTNVFSQNLESISSKTDGSLPTLGAELVYTQDGAGRYLTFCWQHSELLGLNTEKIVDELNQTQTFAPVDKVTYLERLHRILTSLVPERFQCRFSYHQELFELDLVISPVMPSLGTPATTVLVMGRLVQATLNKKQVRVASKTPTQIELALRSQQHQKLVNRITRNIRRTLDLDIIWQQTVDSLGKALRLERCIICRPNQPSSSKVKVMAEYYQPEITSMLGSEIDIASEPAFAQALATLEPVVMEVPGCKDSRRQKTLVVATCYQDQANGLVALNWHDECYTLTESELELAKEAADQLGTAIAHATLYKELEAARQKAEEASRLKSEFLANVSHEIRTPLNGMIGFLKLILEGMADDPEEQNQFLAEAHHLSIHLLNIINDILDIAKIEAGKMELAYAPVKLNELFSDVESFMRPQAEMRNLSFRMQMPATSDEIIVQSNYQRLLQVMLNLLGNAIKFTHEGGVTVSADLVLKKSKPNFQGQEFPGMVRVRVADTGIGVSLDKQDKLFQLFSQVDGSRTRQYGGTGLGLAISQKLVEAMGGEVHFYSLGEGLGSTVTFTVPLYQQPVMVSSGDSDSINSTELGV comes from the coding sequence ATGACTATTACTGCCAATTCCCAATTGACGAATGTATTTTCCCAAAATCTGGAATCTATTTCCAGTAAAACTGATGGCTCATTACCAACTCTAGGAGCCGAGTTGGTATATACGCAAGATGGGGCAGGGCGCTATCTGACCTTTTGTTGGCAGCACAGCGAACTTCTGGGGTTAAATACCGAAAAAATAGTTGACGAACTGAACCAGACGCAAACCTTTGCCCCAGTGGATAAGGTTACTTATTTGGAACGATTACACCGAATTTTGACAAGTTTGGTACCAGAAAGGTTTCAGTGTCGGTTTAGCTACCACCAGGAATTATTTGAGTTGGACTTAGTGATTAGTCCGGTGATGCCCAGTTTGGGAACACCTGCCACTACAGTTTTAGTGATGGGACGGTTAGTGCAAGCGACACTCAACAAAAAACAAGTGCGTGTGGCATCAAAAACTCCCACACAAATAGAGTTAGCTTTACGTTCACAACAACACCAAAAACTGGTAAATCGCATTACCAGAAATATTCGCCGGACATTGGATTTAGATATTATTTGGCAACAAACAGTTGACAGTTTGGGAAAAGCACTGCGGCTAGAGCGCTGCATTATTTGTCGTCCCAACCAACCCTCTAGTTCAAAAGTGAAAGTAATGGCTGAGTATTACCAGCCAGAAATCACCTCGATGCTTGGCTCAGAAATAGATATAGCTTCTGAACCTGCCTTTGCTCAGGCTTTAGCAACCCTAGAACCAGTTGTGATGGAAGTACCTGGATGCAAGGATTCTAGGCGGCAGAAAACTTTGGTAGTTGCAACTTGCTATCAAGACCAAGCCAATGGATTGGTTGCCTTGAATTGGCATGATGAATGCTACACATTAACAGAATCGGAATTAGAACTGGCAAAGGAAGCAGCAGATCAATTGGGAACTGCGATCGCTCATGCTACTTTATATAAAGAATTAGAAGCAGCCCGTCAAAAAGCTGAAGAAGCCTCCCGCCTCAAAAGCGAGTTTCTGGCTAATGTATCCCATGAAATTCGTACCCCCCTCAACGGTATGATTGGCTTTTTGAAGCTGATTTTGGAAGGGATGGCAGATGATCCAGAAGAACAAAACCAATTTTTGGCGGAAGCTCACCACTTATCGATACATCTTCTCAATATCATCAACGATATTTTAGACATTGCTAAAATCGAAGCTGGCAAAATGGAGCTAGCTTACGCTCCAGTCAAGCTAAATGAGCTATTCAGTGATGTAGAAAGTTTCATGCGTCCCCAAGCAGAAATGAGAAACCTCAGCTTTCGGATGCAAATGCCAGCTACCTCCGATGAAATTATTGTCCAAAGCAACTACCAACGATTGCTACAAGTTATGCTCAATTTGCTGGGTAACGCCATCAAATTTACCCATGAAGGCGGCGTTACCGTCAGCGCCGATTTAGTACTCAAAAAGTCGAAACCAAACTTTCAAGGTCAGGAATTTCCTGGTATGGTAAGAGTCCGTGTTGCTGACACAGGCATCGGCGTTTCTTTAGACAAACAAGATAAACTGTTTCAATTATTCTCTCAGGTGGATGGTTCCCGCACTCGCCAGTATGGTGGCACAGGTTTAGGACTGGCAATATCTCAGAAGCTAGTAGAGGCAATGGGTGGCGAGGTACATTTTTACAGTCTGGGCGAAGGACTTGGTTCAACTGTGACATTTACAGTGCCACTATATCAACAGCCAGTCATGGTTTCATCTGGTGATAGCGACTCAATAAACAGTACTGAGTTAGGAGTTTAG
- a CDS encoding NifU family protein produces the protein MELTIDNVETVLDEMRPYLMSDGGNVELVELDGPVVKLRLQGACGSCPSSAMTLRMGIERRLKEMIPEIAEIEQVV, from the coding sequence ATGGAACTCACAATTGACAACGTTGAAACAGTCTTAGATGAAATGCGCCCTTATCTCATGTCTGATGGCGGCAATGTGGAACTCGTAGAACTCGATGGGCCTGTTGTAAAACTGCGGTTGCAAGGTGCTTGTGGTTCTTGTCCCAGTTCTGCAATGACCCTGAGAATGGGTATTGAACGCCGCCTGAAAGAAATGATTCCTGAAATTGCGGAAATTGAGCAAGTGGTGTAA
- a CDS encoding serine/threonine-protein kinase has product MNRFSQKITNSQESISQQTQLGQMCGSKRLFRDRYEILQVLGKGGFGITFLAKNTLLPGNPLCVIKQLCLKVTNPQSWQRACARFEKEARTLAKLGSHSQIPMLLDYFQANGEFFLIQEYIPGLTLAREVRQTGPKSETSVKQFLQEFLPVLQYLQKHHVIHRDIKPQNLLRCEYDGRVVLIDFGAVKEQLVNACENSTNQAANTNFIGTRGFAPPEQFSLRPVYASDIYALGVTCIYMLSAKSPLEFDYHPITGEICWQKELNISDSFAQILGKMVKMALDDRFKTADEVMKALSYESYLPTLANCLTTQKLNNKSIAQYENSYETPDVYLPPVTRTANAIRKWRARLK; this is encoded by the coding sequence ATGAATCGCTTTTCTCAGAAAATAACGAATTCTCAAGAGAGCATTTCACAGCAAACTCAACTTGGTCAGATGTGTGGTTCTAAGAGGCTATTTCGCGATCGCTATGAAATATTGCAAGTTCTAGGTAAAGGTGGTTTTGGCATCACCTTTTTAGCCAAAAATACCCTATTACCTGGGAATCCCCTGTGTGTGATTAAACAACTTTGTCTGAAAGTAACTAATCCCCAAAGTTGGCAAAGGGCATGCGCGCGCTTTGAAAAAGAAGCAAGAACCTTGGCTAAACTCGGTAGTCATTCGCAAATTCCCATGCTATTAGACTACTTTCAGGCGAATGGGGAGTTTTTCTTAATTCAAGAATACATACCGGGTTTGACTTTGGCGCGAGAAGTGCGGCAAACTGGGCCCAAAAGTGAAACCTCCGTTAAACAGTTTTTACAGGAATTCTTACCAGTCTTACAGTATCTTCAGAAACATCATGTAATTCACCGGGATATTAAACCCCAGAATTTATTGCGATGTGAATATGACGGACGGGTAGTGCTGATTGATTTTGGTGCAGTTAAGGAGCAATTAGTTAATGCTTGTGAAAACTCTACCAATCAAGCTGCAAACACCAACTTTATTGGAACTAGGGGATTTGCGCCACCAGAACAGTTTTCCCTTCGTCCAGTTTATGCCAGTGATATTTATGCACTGGGTGTAACTTGTATTTATATGTTGAGTGCTAAAAGTCCTTTAGAATTTGATTACCATCCAATTACTGGCGAGATATGCTGGCAAAAAGAACTAAATATTAGCGACAGTTTCGCCCAGATTTTAGGGAAAATGGTGAAGATGGCGTTAGACGATCGGTTTAAAACTGCCGATGAAGTCATGAAAGCTTTAAGTTATGAAAGCTATTTGCCTACTTTGGCTAACTGTCTAACTACCCAAAAATTAAATAATAAAAGTATTGCACAATACGAAAACTCTTACGAAACTCCTGATGTGTATCTACCACCTGTTACCAGAACTGCGAATGCTATTCGGAAATGGAGAGCGAGGCTTAAGTAA
- a CDS encoding chloride channel protein — protein MWYLSILQHFRRLLRPQRRLAIFEACLIGLVSALAAVLLKSGVGWLGAWRVQTSFLLPAWFVLPGVGLSFGFLAGWLVERVAPETSGSGIPQVKAVLANVPIALDLRVALVKLVGGILALGSGLALGREGPTVQVSAALASQLSRWFPTSPDHRRQLIAAGAGAGLAAAFNTPIAGVLFVVEELLQDFSGFTLGTAILASFIGAVVSRVLGGRSLDLNLALTASKTNFFVQDIPFYLVLGILAGLLGALFNRGIISSLTVYRRSLRFGLPARVGLAGLVSGVIVAMLPLAFRDNTGLREILITGEASWSIAAIAFLSQFILVLVAYGSGVPGGLFAPALTLGAALGYLVGIGEHSVLLPLGIESGLPITFALAGMGAFFTAVARVPITGIIIVFEMTTDFNLVLPLMIGSVTSYLVAEKLVPGSLYDKLLEWNGITIKKESSPEGIMTSLTAKDVMQQQVETLDAEMPLDEAMQAFARSHHRGFPVLEDSKLVGIVTQSDLLKIRDRNLGNDIYLKEIMTPVPMTVTPIHTLRNVLYLLDRYQISRLPVVDGRKLIGIITRGDIIRAEADHLNCDNGTPGIRPQPSYVVYQTRSPSTGRGRLLVPVANPETAAILLQMAAAIARDRHYEIDCVQVMLIPRHSSPSETEVRTAKSRRLLRQAEVLAKKWQIPLHTQIRVTHDVAQAILETINEQHIDLILMGWKGNTSTPGRIFGNVVDTVIRQASCEVILVKLGTPQPSFNRWLVPMAGGPNSPLAIKLLPALITLGKDPQIRLTQVFKTSELKPDMSVSEQAIRHLMRRRKLSSTVVALPVQANSVAEGVINLVKTEGYDVVILGASREGLLQQAIQGNIPEAIASGVESTVILVRGAINN, from the coding sequence ATGTGGTATCTATCCATCCTCCAACACTTTCGCCGACTGCTGCGGCCACAACGTCGTTTAGCAATCTTTGAAGCTTGTTTGATTGGGTTAGTTTCAGCCCTGGCAGCAGTCTTACTAAAGTCGGGGGTAGGATGGCTCGGTGCATGGCGTGTGCAGACATCCTTCCTACTACCAGCTTGGTTTGTGCTACCTGGTGTTGGACTCAGCTTTGGATTCCTCGCCGGCTGGCTGGTGGAGCGTGTAGCACCAGAAACTTCTGGAAGCGGCATTCCTCAAGTCAAGGCAGTGCTGGCCAATGTCCCAATTGCTCTAGATTTACGGGTTGCCTTGGTCAAGTTAGTAGGTGGGATTCTGGCATTGGGTTCTGGGCTAGCTTTAGGGCGAGAAGGGCCAACAGTTCAGGTCAGCGCAGCCTTAGCATCTCAACTCAGTCGGTGGTTTCCAACTTCGCCAGACCATCGCCGCCAGTTGATTGCTGCGGGTGCAGGAGCCGGATTAGCGGCTGCTTTCAATACGCCGATCGCAGGTGTATTATTTGTAGTAGAAGAACTTCTACAAGATTTCTCTGGTTTTACTCTGGGGACTGCAATTCTCGCCTCTTTTATCGGTGCAGTTGTCTCGCGCGTCTTAGGTGGTCGCAGTCTGGATCTAAATCTGGCATTAACTGCTTCCAAAACCAACTTTTTTGTTCAAGATATTCCTTTTTATTTGGTTTTGGGGATTTTGGCTGGGTTGCTGGGAGCGCTCTTCAATCGAGGCATTATTAGCAGTTTAACCGTTTACCGCCGCTCTCTACGTTTTGGATTACCGGCTCGTGTGGGACTTGCTGGGCTAGTATCTGGGGTAATTGTGGCCATGTTACCACTAGCATTTCGAGATAATACGGGATTGCGGGAAATTTTGATTACGGGTGAGGCTAGCTGGTCAATAGCTGCGATCGCCTTTCTCTCCCAGTTCATCCTAGTGTTGGTAGCTTATGGCTCTGGTGTGCCAGGAGGATTATTCGCTCCCGCTTTAACTTTAGGGGCTGCCCTTGGCTACTTGGTGGGTATAGGAGAACACAGTGTACTGCTGCCTCTGGGGATAGAGAGTGGATTACCAATTACCTTTGCTTTGGCAGGAATGGGCGCATTTTTCACAGCAGTGGCCAGAGTCCCAATTACGGGGATCATAATTGTGTTTGAAATGACTACAGATTTCAACCTAGTATTGCCCTTAATGATTGGCTCTGTAACATCCTATCTAGTCGCCGAAAAGCTAGTACCAGGATCGCTATACGACAAACTTTTAGAGTGGAATGGCATCACGATCAAAAAAGAATCTTCTCCAGAGGGGATAATGACAAGCTTAACGGCCAAAGATGTGATGCAGCAACAGGTAGAAACTCTGGATGCAGAGATGCCTTTGGATGAAGCAATGCAAGCTTTTGCCCGTTCCCACCATCGCGGCTTCCCGGTGTTAGAAGATAGCAAGCTGGTGGGGATTGTGACGCAATCAGATTTGCTGAAAATTCGCGATCGCAATTTAGGCAATGATATTTATTTAAAAGAAATAATGACTCCTGTCCCGATGACAGTAACACCGATCCACACCTTGAGGAATGTGCTGTATTTACTCGATCGTTATCAAATCAGCCGCTTACCAGTGGTCGATGGACGGAAACTGATCGGAATTATTACCCGTGGAGATATAATTCGGGCAGAAGCAGACCATCTTAATTGTGACAATGGCACTCCTGGAATCCGGCCACAACCTTCTTATGTAGTTTACCAAACGCGATCGCCCAGCACTGGCAGAGGTAGATTATTAGTACCAGTAGCTAATCCCGAAACAGCAGCTATTTTATTACAAATGGCAGCAGCCATTGCCCGCGATCGCCATTATGAAATAGATTGCGTGCAAGTGATGCTGATACCCCGCCACAGTTCCCCATCAGAAACAGAGGTAAGAACGGCAAAAAGTCGCCGCTTGCTACGACAGGCGGAAGTCTTAGCCAAAAAATGGCAAATTCCCCTGCACACACAGATTCGAGTTACCCACGATGTCGCCCAAGCAATTTTGGAGACAATCAACGAACAACATATCGACCTGATTTTAATGGGATGGAAAGGTAACACATCTACCCCTGGTCGGATTTTTGGCAACGTTGTAGATACCGTAATTCGCCAAGCTAGCTGCGAAGTGATTTTGGTAAAATTAGGCACTCCCCAGCCTTCCTTCAATCGCTGGCTAGTCCCAATGGCTGGTGGCCCAAATTCCCCTCTAGCGATTAAGTTGTTACCAGCTTTAATTACCTTGGGGAAGGATCCGCAAATTCGCCTGACACAGGTGTTCAAGACATCAGAACTCAAGCCAGATATGTCAGTTTCAGAACAAGCCATCCGCCATTTAATGCGTCGGCGCAAATTGTCTAGTACTGTAGTTGCTCTTCCAGTCCAAGCTAATTCAGTTGCAGAAGGTGTAATTAACCTAGTGAAAACCGAGGGTTATGATGTTGTAATTTTAGGAGCTTCCCGCGAGGGATTGTTGCAGCAAGCGATTCAAGGTAATATTCCCGAAGCGATCGCCTCTGGTGTAGAAAGTACAGTGATTTTGGTCAGGGGTGCAATTAATAATTGA
- a CDS encoding glycoside hydrolase, with the protein MSHPLYIAFVWHQHQPLYKSPGSDVSLSPSQKYRLPWVRLHGTKDYLDLVLLLERYPKLHQTVNLVPSLILQLEDYIAGTAFDPYLTACLTPDEQLTQQQREFIIQHFFDANHHTLIDPHPRYSELYQQRQEKGQAWCLANWELPDYSDLLAWHNLAWIDPLFWDDPEIATWLKQGRNFTLSDRQRIYSKQREILSRIIPQHRKMQEAGQLEVTTTPYTHPILPLLADTNSGRVAVPNMTLPKQRFQWEEDIPRHLRKAWNFYQERFGQIPRGLWPSEQSVSPAILPHIINQGFKWICSDEAVLGWTLKHFFHRDGAGNVQQPELLYRPYRLQTAEGDVSIVFRDHRLSDLIGFTYSAMPAKQAAADLVGHLQAIARMQRDNHSDQPWLVTIALDGENCWEFYPQDGKPFLEALYQSLSDEPHLKLVTVSEFLEEFPATATIPGGQLHSGSWVDGSFTTWIGDRAKNRAWDYLTEARVMLASHPEATEENNPEAWEALYAAEGSDWFWWFGTGHSSNQDAIFDQLFREHLFGIYKALNEPIPPYLKQPVEIHEAQGSHIPQGFIHPMIDGKGDEQDWDKAGRIEIGGARGTMHNSSVIQRLWYGVDHLNFYLRLDFKSGAAPGHDLPTELNLLWFYPEKTMVNSPVPLADVPDAAPLNYLFHHLLEVNLLTQSIQFREAGDNYQWQPRFSRAQVAINNCLELAVPWADLQVPPDYPLRLILVLSDEGRFCNYLPENALIPIEVP; encoded by the coding sequence ATGTCTCATCCTCTTTACATCGCTTTTGTTTGGCATCAACATCAGCCTCTGTACAAATCTCCTGGCAGTGACGTTTCGCTCTCTCCGAGTCAGAAGTACCGCCTACCTTGGGTACGTTTACATGGAACTAAAGATTATTTGGATTTGGTATTGCTTTTGGAACGGTATCCTAAGTTACACCAAACGGTAAATTTAGTACCATCGCTGATATTGCAACTAGAAGATTATATTGCTGGGACTGCTTTTGACCCTTACCTCACAGCCTGTCTAACACCGGATGAACAACTCACCCAGCAACAGCGCGAATTTATTATCCAACACTTTTTTGATGCCAATCACCATACGCTGATTGACCCACATCCCCGCTATAGTGAGTTGTATCAGCAAAGGCAGGAGAAGGGACAAGCTTGGTGTTTAGCAAATTGGGAATTACCAGATTATAGTGATTTGTTAGCTTGGCACAATTTGGCTTGGATTGATCCGCTGTTTTGGGATGACCCAGAAATTGCGACATGGTTAAAACAGGGTAGAAATTTTACTTTAAGCGATCGCCAGCGCATTTATTCTAAACAGCGAGAAATCCTCAGCCGGATCATCCCTCAACACCGAAAAATGCAGGAGGCGGGGCAGCTAGAAGTTACTACCACACCCTACACCCACCCCATTTTACCTTTGCTCGCTGATACTAACTCTGGTCGGGTAGCTGTACCTAATATGACACTACCTAAGCAGCGTTTTCAGTGGGAAGAAGATATTCCCCGCCACTTGCGGAAAGCTTGGAACTTTTATCAAGAACGCTTTGGACAGATCCCTCGTGGTTTATGGCCTTCGGAACAGTCAGTAAGCCCGGCGATACTTCCACACATAATTAACCAAGGTTTTAAGTGGATATGCTCAGATGAAGCCGTTTTGGGGTGGACGCTGAAACACTTTTTTCATCGGGATGGCGCAGGGAATGTCCAGCAACCAGAATTGTTGTATCGACCCTATCGGTTGCAAACGGCAGAGGGTGATGTGTCAATTGTCTTTCGTGACCATAGATTATCAGATTTAATTGGCTTTACCTACAGTGCGATGCCAGCAAAACAGGCAGCTGCGGATTTAGTGGGACATTTGCAAGCGATCGCAAGAATGCAAAGAGACAATCACAGCGATCAACCTTGGCTAGTTACCATTGCTTTAGATGGGGAAAATTGCTGGGAATTTTATCCCCAAGACGGCAAACCCTTCTTAGAAGCTTTGTATCAAAGTTTAAGCGATGAACCCCACCTCAAACTCGTCACCGTTTCCGAATTTCTCGAAGAATTTCCTGCCACAGCCACCATTCCCGGAGGACAACTACATAGTGGTTCTTGGGTAGATGGCAGCTTCACCACCTGGATCGGCGATCGCGCCAAAAATCGGGCTTGGGATTACTTAACGGAAGCAAGGGTTATGCTCGCCAGCCATCCCGAAGCAACAGAAGAAAACAACCCAGAAGCATGGGAAGCATTGTATGCCGCAGAGGGTTCAGACTGGTTTTGGTGGTTTGGTACAGGACATTCTTCAAATCAAGATGCCATTTTTGACCAGTTGTTTCGAGAACACCTATTTGGCATTTATAAGGCATTAAATGAACCTATACCGCCTTATCTCAAGCAACCAGTGGAAATCCACGAAGCACAGGGAAGCCACATTCCACAAGGGTTTATCCATCCCATGATTGATGGTAAAGGAGATGAACAAGATTGGGACAAAGCTGGACGCATAGAAATTGGTGGGGCGCGGGGAACGATGCACAATAGCAGTGTCATCCAGCGACTTTGGTATGGGGTAGATCACCTGAATTTCTATTTACGGCTGGACTTTAAAAGTGGTGCAGCACCAGGGCATGATTTGCCAACAGAGTTGAATTTGCTGTGGTTCTATCCAGAAAAAACAATGGTCAATAGCCCAGTTCCCTTGGCAGATGTCCCAGATGCAGCCCCACTTAATTACCTTTTCCATCATCTTTTGGAAGTTAACTTGCTGACGCAATCGATTCAGTTTCGGGAAGCTGGAGACAATTATCAATGGCAACCCCGTTTTAGTCGCGCTCAAGTGGCAATAAATAATTGTTTAGAGTTAGCAGTACCGTGGGCAGATTTGCAAGTTCCGCCAGATTATCCCCTACGTCTGATTTTGGTGCTTTCAGATGAAGGACGTTTTTGCAATTACTTACCAGAAAATGCTTTGATTCCCATTGAAGTGCCTTAA